DNA from Magnolia sinica isolate HGM2019 chromosome 19, MsV1, whole genome shotgun sequence:
GCAATTTAAGTGCTGAAGTATTAAGGGCCCGACACCTACAAATTGAGTTTTCACAACAAACATACAATAAATTCATTATATTTGACTAACTAAATCATACAAACATTCAGCTCAAAAAATGTCCATCAAAGTAAATGGATTACATAAccaatatctatatatatattgcaCTACAGAACAAAAATGAGAACAATGTAGGAACAAGGTGAGTTCGACAAAGAACTGAGATGTCAATGATTGATAAATTTCTACATACAATAACATGAGCTGACTCCTCGTTCACAACACTCCCATCTTTCTTCCGATGGGTCGTTATGAACAACGTTGCTCGATCAGGAGACTCTCCACCAAGATTCTTTGCCtgctttttccatgtaaaaacaaATGAGTTGGTAACACAGAAAATGTTTTTTCTTCCCACTTTCACCATTGGGGAAAAAAATGATTGCAGGTGAATCAGTAATGCGTAcaaatataaatgtataaagcACACAAGAACTTaattcaaaatcttttttttgcATAGAATAGTTGTAAGCAATCCTTATTTTTCATCATATGAACTGCTAGAACCTAGTGTGTTAAAGCAAAAGAAAAAGTATAGAAAGATCCCTCTACAccactttatttataatgttgCAGGTGAAAGAACCACTCTAATAATACAACCCAGGCCCACTTAATCCAGTCAAAAAAAGATCcacaaatatataataaataaataaatttatttgcaGCAAATAACAACAATGATGTTCTTTATGTTCAGAACTTAAAGAGTggaaataatattgataataaaaCTTGCAACAGAGTCTATCTTCTGTACTAGTTGGCTGGGTGATGTTGGTAGTCGGAGTTGGTTCTTCTGAGGCTTCTATACTTCAGTTGCTGGATCATTTGACAATAAAAGGAGATGGAAACCTGAACATCAAGTGACTCATTTAATTAAATTAGAGTATGGTTGACATTCTCAATTCACTTACCCTAATATTGGCATCGTCATAACTTCTTGTAAGAGAAATTCAGCATTTCTATCCGACAATTTTAAAATAGCCATATCACAGCATTGTCTAGTGTGTATGTGAATCTTTTTGGTATcacatagtttttttttaaaataaaaataaaaaataaaaaattggcatTTACAGATATTTATTTGGTTTGTTATGACAAAGGAAACCATGGCCTCACCTGACGAATCCACCAATATACATAAGTTGAAATTTTATACCCTTTTGAAGAATCAAATTTCTCTATCCCACGCAGTAATCTAATCAAACCTCCTAACATTCAGAAAGGAAGTTAGCTGTGAGATGGACCCAGGAACAAAAATCCGTGTGGCATGTTAACAGTCTAGAAAGAGGAGCAAGTTCAAAATGCAATGGAGATGGAGTTAGTGGTAAGAAGTATCACCTGAACAAGGACAGCCATTTCAGCCCCCATGTTATCATATTTTTGAGTAAAATCAGGGTagagacatagagagagagagtcggggcaGGGAGAGAAAGATGGAGATACTATTGTTACAATGTTGGAGAACACAATCACACCCTAAAGAATGGGAACATGTAAAACACGTCGCACCTTGATGCCTTTTTCTTAATTCAAATGAACCATTGAAATCAATTACCTTAATTGGATTGACTCTATCATGTGATGCATTTTCTTGCATCCTATCATGTCTACTCAGCTGGTGAACATCAATGCCACAGGATGCCAACTCTGAAGTAGGTGTTGTCCCCTGATACTCAAAATTGTGGCATGTAAAGAAAATTCTAGTTGTATTCAAACCTCTAGGAGCATACAAATCCCAATAGAGTGGTGCCTGAGAAGCCAAGTTTACTTATTAGAGGGGGGAAAAACATCAGAAATTATTTATGAAAAGGAACTAGTGAAATTCTAACTGTTGCTAGTACATACAACAAACGCTGTCTGCTGGTCATGGTGATGGATTATATCTGGTTTCTTGCCAGCTCGAAGAAGCAATTCAGGTGCTGCATGACTAAAGAATGAAAAATGCTTGAAATCATCATTCTCTCCATTAAACTGTCCTCTCCAGAAGAATTTAGCCAGATGATGAGGCTCAATGAAATAGACAGGAAGACCTGTTAACAATTTTACTAAACATGAATCATAACATCATTTGCAAATGGAAGCTAAGAATTAATAAGGAACTAACGCTGACCTTCGACTGTTCCAACCCAAATTTTATTTCGGAATAGCTTATCAGCTGTTGGAAATGAATCTGTTTCTAGAAGACGAAGACAGTGAAGAACATGGAATCAAAAAGCTAATGATGCGCCAATTTGGTCCCTTGCAAAGGCATAAGTAAAAGCATAGTGATGAAATTCTAAAGACAAGATGGCAATATATTCTATATGAAAAGTAAAGCAGGCCTACATAAGCAAACGCTAATACTAAACAATGTTGTATATTGGAGGCATTTCATTGTACCATTATTGTGAAAACCCAACATCATTACAAGAGGACCGTTTTTTACAAGTATATTCAAAGATGATAGATCAATTGACACTTGATGTAAACTTGATTGATGATCACTTTACAAAAACATTATTATGAAAATTGCACAAAGCGGATGGGAAGAACACTTAGTATCTGGACATCTTAAATGTAATGAAGCACATCAAAATGCAATGAAGTTCAAATTCAAAATGCAATGGAGCACATAATGATCATTTAAATGAATGCTTGATACATAGAAAATTTTTAGAGGGAATGCTGCAAACTTGAAATAAATTTGAGTCCTTTACATCTGGCCACAGCTCCTTCAAGAAAACAATCATCATGCATACTGGGTCTTGATACCTGTCCAAAGATAAAATAAGTAggataagaagaagaagtgaatgatTTGAGTCCTAGCTCATCTATTTTAGACTGAAGCATTCCTTTATAAATGAATAGGAAAGCTGAACAAGGAAAATCATGGAGCATGCAAGAGGTAAAGACAGGCTGCAAAAGGCTCATGGATATTTCCTAAGCCGACATTCAAGTTAAAGTATTAAGAGAAGAAATTCAAAGGTTTTATAACAATGTTTTGACAGAATAACAAAACTATCAGGCTACAAGTTGAGCCCATAGACAATTACATGAGCAGAGAAATCATTTTACCCCATATTTGCATAGTTTCATGTTATTTCCTCCTTACGATAGACAATTCTTCAAAAAACTTATTTCTTTAATATTTAAATTGGGTTCAAAGGTGACTATTACATGATATGATTGATGCACCATGGTTCACGCTGTTTCCAGTTCCAGCACACTACCGGAgaacgtttttttttttgtgcacatAGGCAGGAGGATCTTCAAGTGCTTGGGTTTCATCTCTTTCATTGTTTCACTGTTTACCATAGTAATGCATGCCAAGAATATTTTACTAACATCTATAAGCTAAGAAGATATCGATTTAAAAAGTTCTAAAACATGAGATGGAGGATACAAGACTTGAAGGCACACAAGAGGGTTTGTCTGTAACAATCATAactgtgacaaaaaaaaaaaaaaaacacaacacgAGCTGTCAGTATATTAAAGGGAAGACTCAAAATGCATGAGTTACCTAATAAAAGAAGACACTCTGCCTTCTAACAGCACTACCTTCTGAGAAAGTAATGTTGAAAGCAAGCTCATATGTCTCTTCTGGATATAGACTGCTCCAGCTATGTTTAACAATATGCAACAACAAAACTACGGTGCATACATGAATATTTCGAGATGTTGAGGTAAAAAGATTGGTCCTGCTTTTGGTGAATTTGGTGTGATAAGAACAAATAACAGAGAGAATTCAGATCAGATGCCATAGCCAGTTACTATTTGTGATATGGGTGTTAAGAATTTTGATGGTGAGGATTTAACTTACAAAGAGATCTGGATAGACTTCATTGCTGATGCTCCTGTCCTCATAGCATCTATAGTTTCTGTTGTTGCCTTTGCACCTTCAAGCATAATCATCTACATACAGGATGGTTATAAACATTATTTCTGGCATAGAAGAAGCCCTTCGTTGAGATTATGACATGCACCAATATGATTGCATTATCAGTAGTAGACATAAGATGACgaggaagaagaaattaacaaaataaatgaatgaatgaaatttcaaggaaaaaagaaacaacACAATTGCTATCTTCAGAGAGTGCATAAAAAATTGGCAGAAGCATCATGATATAACTTACAAGTCAGTCACaataagtttttcttttctttctttctataataTGCCTGTATAAAAGCTAAAATGATGGagttcctttttttctctttactCATAGCTAACAAGAGTTAAATGATTAGGCAACAAAATCACAAATGTTGAACATGGAATCCAGTAACAATGTATCATGAATATAAAAGACATCctatgcaaatgaaatgactaaatgTCAGCTTGCCAAGTTTGAACTGCATGACCCATACATGTATGTAAAAATGCAGTATATCTGATTAATGTGTCGGGATTTTCCCTTAAGAACAACTATGTCAAATGATCACATTAAGGTCTGGATTGTTGAGAGCCTTTAGGTTCAAACCTGGGAATGATTTTCCTACCTCGAGTTTGTTCTGTTCTTCTGTTACTTTATGCTCCAAAGAATTATCTGCTCAATCGAAAGAGAAACAAAGACTGTGATGAGGATttcatatgaagaaaaagaagaagatgaagaagaaaacacCATGAAAAACTCTCTTTGCATGTTTTTTTTAGGCTTAAAATGTTGTTCTGAAGTTGTAGAAAGAAACCCATGAAGATTGCTTCTTTTGTATGTTTAAATGCAGTTATAAAATAATTGAAAGAAACCAACAAAGAATTTTCTTTGCATGCCATTTTCAGTTTTGAAATCCTAGGAAATAGGAAAGTTccatcatccatctgttttggactTAAAATGCAGTTTTGAAATTGGTAAAGAACCCACaggatttttttttcatgcaTGTTGCTTGTGGGTTTAAAATGCAGTTTTGACATCATAGAAAGAGActagttctttcttcttttttttcttttttctttttggtctgTTTATTGGGATGTTGAAATGCAGTATTGAGTCATAGACAAAAACCATGAAGATTTTTCTTTGTTGGTTTTGAGCTTGAAATACATTTTTGAAACTATAAATGTTTGTTTGAGCTTACTTAAGCAATCAAAACAGTCAGCTGCTCTAGATTTAAAACGAATTCCTATGTCTATAATCCGCACTCAAATTCGAATTCAACAGCATGTATGAACCCCCATAAACAATCACAAACCTTCAGAAACGCTAAATCTACAATCATCTCAAAGCAGAAACCCTATCACCAACTAAAGAAATGAAAATTCATACCGATCATGCAAGCTTTCAAGTTCGTCTCCCTTGGATAGTTTCTGCATTATGCTCGAGAGGGTCCGAGCTCCAGTATCGCCATCTGCTGAACATCTGGATGGGAGAACCCGACCCCGGGGCTTTTTCGACGGAGTCTCCGTCCCAAAGACCTCCGGCGAGAGGTCTCTTGCAGTCGGAGCAACGGATTCCGCTGCCATGGAAGGGTTCTGCTTTAGATGCTTCGGCGAAAACTGCGCCACGCGGTGGCATTGGAGAATCTCAGTATAGAAAGAGGAGCCGGAGCTAGGGTTTTCTATGCAAAAAAAAGGAGGGACGATCGAGGTGTGAAAATCCCAGGGGAAAACCCTAGAAAGAGAACGAAAATCTCTCTCACTCGCTCGCATAGCGAGTGAGAAAAGGAGTTGGGGGGAAAAAGCGACGTGCCTGCGAATTTATATTTCGGAATTAGACTTtaggcctcggttcctatgctaccaaggctaaaaagtagacgtTTGGCCGCCGTTCCTATGCAACCGAGACTGAAAAGTCCAATTTCATttctacttatttatttatttttttcaaaattttcaattatttgaaatttgtcaatttaaaaaaaaattccaatttttttcaagattctcaagttcaacattcttatttttttttttcaaaaattttcaaaattcttattttttttaaaattctcaatttttttttttaaaattcatactttttcataattatcatttttttattcttaaattttcaaaaaaaattcttaattttttaaaagttctcaaaattttaaaaaattcttagttcttaaaaaaattcaaaattcaaatctttttcaaaacactcaattttttttttttttttaaaattctcaattttttcccaattgtctccattttttttccaaaattctccattttttcacaattgtcaaaaattttaaaaattattaattctttcaatattctcgattttttttaatattcttaaatgtagacttttggcctcggttcttatgcaacagaggctaaaaagtagacttttggcctcggctactatgcaactgaggctaaaatgtagacttttcgcctcagttcttatgcaactgaggctaaaaggtagacttttcgcctcggtttctatgtaactgaggctaaaaaatagactttttgccttggtttctatgcaactgaggttaaaaagtagacctttcgcctcggttcctatgcaactgaggctaaaaagtagacctttcgcctcggttcctatgcaactgaggctaaaaattagacctttcgcctcggttcctatggaactgaggttaaaaagacctttcgccttggttcctatgcaactaaggttaaaaagtagacctttcaccttggttcctatgcaactgaggctaaaaagtagactttttgcctcgttTCCTATGTAATTGAGGCTAAAGAGTAGATTTtttacctcggttcctatgcaactgaggctacaaatttgacctttcacctcggttcctatgcaactgaggctaaaaagtagattttttacctcggttcctatgcaactgaggctacaaattagacctttcgcctcggttcctatgcaactaaggttaaaaagtagatttttcaccttggttcctatgcaaatgAGGCTACAAATTATACCTTTCACcacggttcctatgcaactgaggctaaaaagtagatttttcacctcggttcctatgcaactgaggctacaaattagacctttcgcctcagttcctatgcaactgaggctaaaaagtaaacttttcgcctcggttcctatgcaactgagggtaacaattagacctttcgcctcggttcttatgcaattgaggctaaaaagtagacctttcgcctcgattcctatgcaactgaggctaaaatgtagacctttcacctcggttcctatgcaactgaggctaaaaagtagactttttacCTCGGttactatgcaactgaggctaaaaactaGACTATTAGCCTCAGTTCCATAGcaactgaggcaaaaaatgaacttttagcctcaattccataacaactgaggctaaaaaacacatttagcctccattttttcaaccgaggctaaaaaattgaggcaaaaggcctactttcttgtagtgtgtaCTGCTTATATACACGACACTCTTTTAAGAAATAACTAGGCTTCCTACAATAGTTACAGGCTAGGATAGGAGTACTATAACATCTTGGCATAGGTGCTTGCTGTCGAGTGAAATGAGGCTTTTTTATCAACTGGATAAATAAGACTTGACCTATTCCTATTGACCATATGTATACAAGCCTTTGTTAGACGTTCTGAGCATCAAAGAGGTTTGATCATTTTAAAAATCCCTTAGAGCCAATGCTCGACTTCTATAGGTTCATGTGTACTAGGAAAAGTAGGTGGTTGCAACCTCTGAAATTTGTCgaatatataatcatcatgggcgGGAACGGGATGAGAAGTAGGCACAACTGACATGATTGATTCAACTGGCAGAGTTGGCTCAATCGACAGTGTTAGCTCAACAGGTGGAGTTGGCATTCTCTAAGTAATAATTTCTACAAGAGTCACTAGAGTCTGATGTTGTTGTTGCATAAGGAAAAACATTTGATTAAGCATATCCCTAGCCGGTGTTGTCTAAGTAGCAGAAGGCGTGGTCGGAGGAACATGATTTTGACTTGAGGTAGGTACCTCAGATATACCAGGTAAGTTAGGATGATCCTAATGTGTTTCATTTTGTCGGGATTGTATAACGGAAGATCAATTTCTTTTAGGTGCCATGTCTTGAATTTGTTGATATTTGCTTATTAGAAATAGGATAATGTATTTTACTGCAATTCAGTGTACCTACACTCAAACATATAAGCAAACAAAGAAGGAAACACTCGTATTTATTAACACCATTCAAAAGTTGTATAGTTTCCAGTACAAAAATTCTTAATTACTTGAAGATTATACCAGGAAAACACTACACAGTCCATATTCTATACCAATACACTAAGCTTCATGGGTCTATTAACTTGAGAATTAAAAGAGGAGATAAATGCTAGAAAATAAGTGGTAGAAGTGAAAAGGATCTTAAAATCCCTTTTTAGAACATCCCACACATGTAACATTTTGAGTTAGGCTTGATTGACTGTGATCCCCTGCCTCAAATCTTAAAAAACTAAGATAGGGATCCAAGGTTAACCATGAAATACAACGGTCGACCGTGAGCCTCTGTACACGATTGACATAAAAAAAATTATGGTCGACCACAACTCCCTCGATATATCTTCCTAGAGCACACCCAGTGCTCTACGGTTGACCACAACTCTCTGGACCTAAATCACTAAGGCACATCTAGCAATGCACGGTTGACTGTGAATATTAGGCCTAAAATTTCTAGAGCACATCCAGTACTCCACGGTTGACCGTAGCTCTCTGGTCTAAACTCTCTCCAAACTTGTGATGAATTTCCTACCTCTACTTTCTTCTTTGGGATTTACTACCACTATTTAAACTATTCTAGACTAGACTTATTATACACACAAATTTTCATACTAAATGCTACAGACCAAGGCTATCCTAGTGTTCAAAATTATAGATTTAAGTTTAAAATTATTATACAAAAGAGAAATTTAATTCTAAGGTTTATTGTCACTAATTTCAGAGTCTAAGTCAACGTATAGCTTATGGTGAGCTCCCAGCTCACTAcctcaatttatttcttaattcattctctgatactaacttgtaatgccATGAAATTAAGGGATCAAATATATCTATATTCTCTGAATTTTTGGGTATCACTTTTAATGCAAAAGCTTAATTTAATGACACGATTTAAGAGGTATCAAATCAATAGTAAAGAAACTCAACCTCAATAGTGTATATATatcagttgaaaaaaaaaaaaaaactatacagaACATACGACCAACCATATATAACAACAAAGACCAATC
Protein-coding regions in this window:
- the LOC131234876 gene encoding probable starch synthase 4, chloroplastic/amyloplastic; this encodes MHDDCFLEGAVARCKGLKFISKTDSFPTADKLFRNKIWVGTVEGLPVYFIEPHHLAKFFWRGQFNGENDDFKHFSFFSHAAPELLLRAGKKPDIIHHHDQQTAFVAPLYWDLYAPRGLNTTRIFFTCHNAEFLLQEVMTMPILGN